From a region of the Coffea arabica cultivar ET-39 chromosome 3e, Coffea Arabica ET-39 HiFi, whole genome shotgun sequence genome:
- the LOC113734198 gene encoding armadillo repeat-containing protein LFR isoform X1, translating into MQKRDQSKAGGGAGGSATPAAKRGRPFGSGSGNAATAAGAAGSADSAAPSTLLGPSLQVHSAFAEQNNKRIVLALQSGLKSELTWALNTLTLLSFKEKDEVRKDATPLAKIPGLLDALLQVIDDWRDISLPRVLVKTPRVRMLGANSAVTGFGNEYEALSKNEAAHSSAAGSSSKEASVQKNTSNPRPADWWFEEDGLFNMDEEGRAEKQLCAVGASNIIRNFSFMPDNEVIMAQHRHCLETLFQCIEDYVTEDEELVTNALETVVNLAHLLDLRIFSSSKPSYIKITEKRAVQAIMGVLGSAVKAWHCAAAELLGRLIINPDNEPFLLPFAPQVHKRLVDIMSLPDTNAQGAAVGALYNLAEVNMDCRLKLGSERWAIDRLLKVIKAPHPVPEVCRKAAMILENLVSEPQNKPLLLVYENAFAEMLFSDGRYSDTFARILFELTSRPSNKVATARGIWGM; encoded by the exons ATGCAGAAGAGAGACCAAAGCAAAGCAGGTGGAGGAGCAGGAGGCTCCGCCACGCCGGCGGCGAAGAGAGGCCGTCCTTTCGGGAGCGGAAGCGGCAATGCTGCCACAGCTGCTGGCGCAGCTGGCTCAGCTGATTCTGCAGCTCCCTCTACTCTCCTCGGTCCTTCTCTACAAGTACACTCCGCCTTTGCCG AGCAGAATAACAAAAGGATAGTTCTCGCTCTTCAGAGTGGATTGAAGAGTGAGTTGACATGGGCATTGAACACTCTCACATTGCTGTCTTTCAAAGAAAAAGATGAAGTTCGTAAAGATGCAACTCCTCTTGCCAAGATTCCTGGTTTGCTCGATGCTTTATTACAAGTT ATAGATGACTGGCGTGATATATCCTTGCCAAGGGTGCTAGTTAAAACGCCAAGAGTGAGAATGCTAGGTGCAAATTCTGCTGTTACTGGATTTGGGAATGAATATGAGGCCTTGAGCAAAAATGAAGCTGCTCATAG CTCTGCGGCTGGTTCCAGCAGTAAAGAGGCTTCTGTACAGAAGAATACTAGTAATCCCCGCCCAGCTGATTGGTGGTTTGAAGAAGATGGCCTGTTTAATATGGATGAGGAAGGGAGGGCTGAAAAGCAGCTGTGTGCTGTTGGTGCTTCAAATATTATACGCAACTTCTCATTCATGCCAGATAATGAGGTCATAATGGCCCAGCATCGTCACTGTTTGGAAACACTATTTCAATGTATAGAAGATTATGTGACAG AGGATGAGGAGCTTGTAACAAATGCCTTGGAGACGGTTGTGAATTTGGCTCATCTGCTGGATCTTCGGATTTTTAGCTCTTCAAAGCCTTCCTACATTAAGATAAC GGAAAAACGAGCAGTCCAGGCCATCATGGGAGTGCTGGGATCTGCTGTAAAAGCCTGGCATTGTGCTGCTGCGGAATTACTTGGACGTCTGATAATAAATCCTGATAATGAAcctttccttcttccttttgcTCCACAG GTGCATAAGCGACTAGTTGATATCATGAGCCTGCCAGATACTAATGCCCAAGGGGCTGCTGTTGGTGCGCTATATAACCTTGCAGAAGTCAATATGGACTGCCGATTGAAGCTTGGAAGTGAGAGATG GGCAATTGATCGGCTACTAAAAGTGATCAAGGCACCACATCCGGTGCCAGAAGTTTGCCGAAAGGCTGCAATGATTTTGGAGAACCTTGTCTCAGAGCCACAAAACAAGCCTCTGCTGCTAGTATATGAAAATGCATTTGCTGAGATGCTTTTCTCTGATGGGAGATACTCTGATACATTTGCCAGGATATTGTTTGAATTGACATCACGACCAAGTAATAAGGTGGCAACAGCTCGTGGTATTTGGGGAATGTAA
- the LOC113734198 gene encoding armadillo repeat-containing protein LFR isoform X2, whose translation MQKRDQSKAGGGAGGSATPAAKRGRPFGSGSGNAATAAGAAGSADSAAPSTLLGPSLQVHSAFAEQNNKRIVLALQSGLKSELTWALNTLTLLSFKEKDEVRKDATPLAKIPDDWRDISLPRVLVKTPRVRMLGANSAVTGFGNEYEALSKNEAAHSSAAGSSSKEASVQKNTSNPRPADWWFEEDGLFNMDEEGRAEKQLCAVGASNIIRNFSFMPDNEVIMAQHRHCLETLFQCIEDYVTEDEELVTNALETVVNLAHLLDLRIFSSSKPSYIKITEKRAVQAIMGVLGSAVKAWHCAAAELLGRLIINPDNEPFLLPFAPQVHKRLVDIMSLPDTNAQGAAVGALYNLAEVNMDCRLKLGSERWAIDRLLKVIKAPHPVPEVCRKAAMILENLVSEPQNKPLLLVYENAFAEMLFSDGRYSDTFARILFELTSRPSNKVATARGIWGM comes from the exons ATGCAGAAGAGAGACCAAAGCAAAGCAGGTGGAGGAGCAGGAGGCTCCGCCACGCCGGCGGCGAAGAGAGGCCGTCCTTTCGGGAGCGGAAGCGGCAATGCTGCCACAGCTGCTGGCGCAGCTGGCTCAGCTGATTCTGCAGCTCCCTCTACTCTCCTCGGTCCTTCTCTACAAGTACACTCCGCCTTTGCCG AGCAGAATAACAAAAGGATAGTTCTCGCTCTTCAGAGTGGATTGAAGAGTGAGTTGACATGGGCATTGAACACTCTCACATTGCTGTCTTTCAAAGAAAAAGATGAAGTTCGTAAAGATGCAACTCCTCTTGCCAAGATTCCTG ATGACTGGCGTGATATATCCTTGCCAAGGGTGCTAGTTAAAACGCCAAGAGTGAGAATGCTAGGTGCAAATTCTGCTGTTACTGGATTTGGGAATGAATATGAGGCCTTGAGCAAAAATGAAGCTGCTCATAG CTCTGCGGCTGGTTCCAGCAGTAAAGAGGCTTCTGTACAGAAGAATACTAGTAATCCCCGCCCAGCTGATTGGTGGTTTGAAGAAGATGGCCTGTTTAATATGGATGAGGAAGGGAGGGCTGAAAAGCAGCTGTGTGCTGTTGGTGCTTCAAATATTATACGCAACTTCTCATTCATGCCAGATAATGAGGTCATAATGGCCCAGCATCGTCACTGTTTGGAAACACTATTTCAATGTATAGAAGATTATGTGACAG AGGATGAGGAGCTTGTAACAAATGCCTTGGAGACGGTTGTGAATTTGGCTCATCTGCTGGATCTTCGGATTTTTAGCTCTTCAAAGCCTTCCTACATTAAGATAAC GGAAAAACGAGCAGTCCAGGCCATCATGGGAGTGCTGGGATCTGCTGTAAAAGCCTGGCATTGTGCTGCTGCGGAATTACTTGGACGTCTGATAATAAATCCTGATAATGAAcctttccttcttccttttgcTCCACAG GTGCATAAGCGACTAGTTGATATCATGAGCCTGCCAGATACTAATGCCCAAGGGGCTGCTGTTGGTGCGCTATATAACCTTGCAGAAGTCAATATGGACTGCCGATTGAAGCTTGGAAGTGAGAGATG GGCAATTGATCGGCTACTAAAAGTGATCAAGGCACCACATCCGGTGCCAGAAGTTTGCCGAAAGGCTGCAATGATTTTGGAGAACCTTGTCTCAGAGCCACAAAACAAGCCTCTGCTGCTAGTATATGAAAATGCATTTGCTGAGATGCTTTTCTCTGATGGGAGATACTCTGATACATTTGCCAGGATATTGTTTGAATTGACATCACGACCAAGTAATAAGGTGGCAACAGCTCGTGGTATTTGGGGAATGTAA
- the LOC113735374 gene encoding 3-ketoacyl-CoA synthase 20-like, producing the protein MGDQRRADYMREETPFTARTLERKPSLPNFILSVRLKHVKLGYCYLISNLRYLIIVPLLGVVSFHLSTVTIKDFDLLWGPSRFNFVATVFCSAFFVFLGTLYCVTRPRKVYLVNFACYKPGPEFMCSREHYMEKCRRSGKFNEQNLAFMEKILERSGLGQKTYAAEPNACLAEARKEAEMVIFGAIDQLLAKTGVKAKDIGILVVNCSLFCPTPSLSATVVNHYKLRGNILSYTLGGMGCSAGLISIDLAKQLLQVQGNTYALVVSMEPMTPNLYSGNNESMLMTNCLFRMGGAAILLSNKTSDHGRSKYQLIHSVRTHKGADDKSYGCIFQQEDEEKKVGVALSRDIVAVAGEALKTNITTLGPLVLPASEQFLFLVSLLAKKVFDLEIKPYIPNFKLAFEHFCIHAGGKAVLNAMEKNLELTQWHLEPSRMTLHRFGNTSSSSLWYELAYSEAKGRIRKGDRILQIAFGSGFKCNSIVYRALRFIDPAKEKNPWTDEIDEFPV; encoded by the exons ATGGGGGATCAGAGGAGGGCTGACTATATGAGAGAAGAAACGCCGTTTACAGCTAGAACTCTAGAGAGGAAGCCTAGTCTTCCCAACTTTATCCTATCTGTTAGGCTCAAGCATGTCAAACTTGGTTACTGTTATCTTATTTCCAACCTTAGGTACCTGATCATAGTTCCCCTCTTGGGGGTTGTTTCGTTTCATCTTTCGACTGTCACCATCAAAGATTTCGACCTATTATGGGGTCCTTCCAGGTTCAATTTTGTGGCAACAGTTTTTTGTTCtgcattttttgttttcctgGGTACATTGTactgtgtgactaggcccaggAAAGTTTATCTCGTGAATTTTGCATGCTACAAACCTGGACCCGAGTTTATGTGCTCCAGAGAACATTACATGGAGAAATGTAGACGATCTGGGAAGTTCAATGAACAAAATTTAGCATTTATGGAGAAAATTTTGGAGAGATCAGGACTTGGCCAGAAAACATACGCAGCTGAGCCAAATGCCTGCCTGGCTGAGGCTAGGAAGGAGGCTGAGATGGTTATTTTTGGCGCCATTGATCAACTACTGGCAAAGACTGGTGTTAAAGCCAAAGATATAGGGATTCTAGTGGTGAATTGCAGTCTTTTTTGTCCAACACCGTCCCTTTCTGCTACTGTTGTAAACCATTACAAGCTTAGGGGGAATATTTTGAGCTACACCCTTGGCGGTATGGGTTGCAGTGCTGGACTGATTTCGATAGATCTTGCCAAGCAACTTTTACAG GTCCAGGGAAACACGTACGCCCTGGTGGTGAGTATGGAACCCATGACTCCGAATCTGTACTCCGGGAACAATGAGTCAATGCTCATGACGAACTGTCTCTTCCGAATGGGAGGAGCTGCGATTCTACTATCAAACAAAACGTCTGATCATGGTCGTTCAAAATATCAGCTCATTCACTCAGTTCGAACACACAAGGGAGCTGATGACAAAAGTTACGGTTGCATTTTCCAACAGGAGGATGAGGAGAAAAAGGTCGGTGTTGCCTTGTCTAGAGATATAGTGGCTGTAGCTGGAGAGGCTTTGAAAACCAATATAACAACACTTGGGCCATTAGTTCTTCCCGCGTCAGAACAATTCCTGTTTCTTGTTTCTTTGCTGGCGAAGAAGGTATTTGATTTGGAAATCAAGCCATATATTCCGAATTTCAAGCTTGCTTTTGAGCATTTCTGCATTCATGCTGGCGGAAAAGCAGTGCTGAATGCAATGGAGAAGAACCTTGAACTGACTCAATGGCATTTGGAGCCATCAAGAATGACACTCCACAGGTTTGGCAACACATCTAGCAGTTCATTGTGGTATGAATTGGCTTATTCCGAGGCCAAGGGAAGGATAAGGAAGGGAGATAGGATATTGCAGATAGCGTTTGGCTCAGGCTTCAAATGCAACAGTATTGTATATCGTGCATTGAGGTTCATTGATCCAGCTAAAGAGAAGAATCCTTGGacagatgaaattgatgaatttcCAGTGTAA
- the LOC113734199 gene encoding 3-ketoacyl-CoA synthase 20, protein MGDEKANNLPNSSIHTMGDEKTNNLPNILLSRGLNGVKHGYHYLISHATLLLLVLLSGVVSVHLSTLKSEDLVLLWDQLRLNFFTIILCFGLKVLLGFFYLMTRPRKVYMVDFACYKPGPQLLCTRKRAAEITRKTGVFNEENLDFMKRILERAGLGEKTYFPEAFFNYPPDPGMAEARKEAEMVMFGAIDELLEKTGVRAKDIGILVVNCGCFCPTPSLSSMIVNHYKLRTNILSYNLGGMGCSAGVISIDLAKYHLQVLRNSYALVVSTENLTLNAYRGNNPSMLVSNALFRVGGTAILLSNKPSDRPRSKYQLSHIVRTHKGAQDKFYNCAVQREDEDNKVGIALSKDLMIIAGEALKSNIIALAPLILPASKKLLYVINLFARKYLNKKIKPYVPDFKLALEHFCIHAGGRAVLDAVQKALDLSEWQLEPSRMTLYRFGNTSTSSTWYELAYLEAKGRVKKGDRAWQISFGAGFKCNSAVWRALKDIDPSKEKNCWTDEIDEFPVQVPKCQPLVLD, encoded by the exons ATGGGGGATGAGAAGGCTAATAATCTCCCTAATTCCTCTATTCACACCATGGGGGATGAGAAGACTAATAATCTCCCTAACATTCTCTTATCTCGTGGACTTAATGGTGTGAAGCATGGCTACCACTATCTAATCTCCCATGCAACTCTCCTATTATTAGTTCTTCTTTCAGGGGTCGTTTCAGTTCATCTTTCCACTCTAAAATCGGAAGATTTGGTGCTATTATGGGATCAGTTGAGATTGAATTTTTTTACAATAATTTTGTGTTTTGGTCTTAAGGTTTTACTAGGTTTTTTCTATTTGATGACTAGGCCTAGGAAAGTTTATATGGTTGATTTTGCATGTTACAAACCTGGACCTCAACTTTTGTGTACCAGAAAGCGGGCTGCTGAGATAACTAGAAAAACAGGGGTATTCAATGAAGAAAATCTAGACTTCATGAAGAGAATCCTGGAGAGGGCAGGATTGGGGGAGAAGACGTATTTCCCAGAAGCTTTTTTCAATTATCCACCAGATCCCGGCATGGCTGAGGCAAGAAAGGAGGCAGAAATGGTTATGTTTGGTGCCATTGATGAGCTGTTGGAAAAGACTGGAGTGAGGGCCAAAGATATTGGGATTCTTGTGGTgaattgtggttgtttttgtCCAACTCCATCTCTGTCTTCTATGATTGTCAACCATTACAAACTTAGGACCAATATTCTGAGCTACAACCTTGGTGGTATGGGTTGCAGTGCTGGAGTTATCTCAATTGATCTTGCCAAGTACCATCTACAG GTGCTTCGAAACTCCTATGCCCTTGTGGTGAGTACGGAAAACCTGACCCTCAATGCATACAGAGGAAACAATCCCTCCATGCTCGTCTCCAATGCCCTCTTTCGCGTCGGGGGGACCGCAATTTTGCTATCAAACAAGCCATCCGATCGTCCCCGTTCAAAATATCAGCTCAGTCACATTGTACGTACTCACAAAGGGGCCCAAGACAAATTTTACAATTGTGCTGTCCAGCGAGAGGATGAGGATAATAAAGTTGGAATAGCCTTGTCTAAAGATCTTATGATCATAGCTGGAGAGGCTTTAAAATCGAATATTATAGCACTCGCGCCGCTGATTCTGCCCGCCTCTAAAAAACTCCTATACGTAATTAATTTGTTCGCGAGGAAGTATTTAAACAAGAAGATCAAGCCGTATGTTCCCGATTTCAAGCTCGCATTGGAGCATTTTTGCATTCACGCCGGAGGAAGAGCCGTGTTAGATGCCGTGCAAAAGGCCCTTGACCTAAGCGAGTGGCAATTGGAGCCTTCAAGAATGACGCTGTATAGATTTGGCAATACTTCCACTAGCTCTACGTGGTATGAATTGGCTTATTTGGAGGCCAAGGGGAGGGTGAAAAAGGGTGACCGAGCATGGCAGATTTCCTTTGGTGCAGGATTCAAATGCAATAGTGCTGTGTGGCGGGCATTGAAGGACATTGATCCATCTAAGGAGAAGAATTGTTGGacggatgaaattgatgaatttcCTGTTCAGGTACCTAAATGTCAACCGTTGGTTCTTGATTGA
- the LOC113733764 gene encoding vacuolar protein sorting-associated protein 20 homolog 2-like, which translates to MGNVFVKKPKITEVDRAILSLKTQRRKLAQYQQQLENVIEAEKQAARDLLREKKKDGALLALKKKKVQEELLKQVDTWLINVDSK; encoded by the exons ATGGGAAATGTATTTGTGAAGAAACCAAAAATAACAGAGGTGGATCGGGCAATCCTCTCCCTCAAGACCCAAAGGCGTAAGCTTGCTCAATACCAGCAACAG CTGGAGAATGTGATTGAGGCTGAGAAGCAAGCTGCAAGGGACCTGCTTCgtgaaaagaagaaagatggggcCTTACTAgcattgaaaaagaagaaagtacAGGAAGAACTATTAAAGCAAGTAGATACCTGGCTCATTAATGTTGACAGCAAGTGA
- the LOC140038863 gene encoding 3-ketoacyl-CoA synthase 11-like — MGEDQKRVLKSETGNVSVEPLADEKENNELPNFLSSIRLKYVKLGYHYLISNALYLMLIPLLGVLSVHLSTVSVIDLVLLWEQLRLNLVSVVLCSTLMVFLCTLYFMTRPRKVYLVDFACYKPGPELLVSREIFIEHAKQYGIFSAETLTFVKKIFERSGLGQKTYLPESFFKIPPNPCMADARKEAEMVMFGAIDQLLAKTGVKAKDIGILVVNCSLFCPTPSLSAMIVNHYKLRGNILSYNLGGMGCSAGVISIDFAKQLLQVHPNSYALVVSMENLSLSGYTGNHKPMLVTNCLFRLGGAAILLSNNSSDSRRSKYQLIHSIRIHRGADDKSYCCVMQEEDENMNVGVALSKDLMAVAGDALKTNITTLGPLVLPLSEQILFFVTLVARKVLNMKIKPYIPDFKLAFEHFCIHAGGRAVLDELEKNLSLTEWDMEPSRMTLYRFGNTSSSSLWYELAYSESKGRIRKGDRTWQIAFGSGFKCNSAVWRALKTIDPAKEKNPWTDEIDDFPVQVSRVATIN, encoded by the exons ATGGGGGAGGATCAAAAGAGGGTCTTGAAATCCGAAACAGGAAATGTTTCGGTCGAGCCTTTAGCtgatgaaaaggaaaacaatgAGCTTCCCAATTTTCTGTCATCCATTAGGCTTAAATATGTGAAGCTTGGCTACCATTATTTGATCTCCAATGCTCTGTACCTAATGTTAATCCCTCTATTGGGAGTTCTTTCAGTTCATCTTTCGACTGTTTCGGTCATTGATTTAGTACTGTTATGGGAGCAGCTTAGGTTGAATCTAGTGTCAGTAGTTTTGTGCTCAACCCTTATGGTTTTCCTATGTACTCTTTATTTCATGACTAGGCCTAGGAAAGTTTACCTGGTTGATTTTGCATGTTACAAGCCTGGACCTGAACTTTTGGTATCTAGAGAGATTTTCATAGAGCATGCAAAGCAATATGGTATATTTAGTGCAGAAACTTTGACCTTtgtgaagaaaatttttgaaaggtCAGGGTTGGGCCAGAAGACATATTTACCAGAATCATTCTTCAAAATTCCACCAAATCCATGCATGGCCGATGCGAGGAAGGAAGCTGAAATGGTGATGTTTGGTGCTATTGATCAACTCTTGGCAAAGACTGGAGTCAAGGCTAAAGATATTGGGATTCTTGTGGTGAACTGCAGCTTGTTTTGTCCAACACCATCTCTTTCTGCTATGATTGTCAACCATTACAAGCTTAGAGGCAACATCCTGAGCTACAACCTTGGAGGCATGGGCTGCAGTGCTGGAGTTATCTCAATAGATTTTGCCAAGCAACTTTTGCAG GTGCATCCAAACTCATATGCCCTAGTGGTGAGCATGGAAAATTTGAGCCTCAGTGGCTACACGGGGAACCACAAACCAATGCTGGTTACCAATTGCCTCTTCCGACTTGGAGGGGCAGCAATTCTGCTGTCAAACAACTCATCTGATAGCCGTCGTTCAAAATATCAATTGATTCACTCTATACGTATCCACAGGGGTGCAGATGACAAAAGCTATTGTTGTGTGATGcaagaagaagatgaaaacATGAATGTAGGAGTAGCCTTGTCTAAAGATCTTATGGCTGTTGCTGGAGATGCCTTGAAGACAAATATTACGACACTGGGGCCATTAGTTCTTCCTTTGTCTGAGCAAATTCTGTTTTTTGTTACCTTAGTCGCAAGAAAGGTTTTGAACATGAAAATCAAGCCATATATTCCAGATTTTAAACTTGCATTCGAGCATTTTTGCATTCATGCAGGGGGGAGAGCAGTTTTAGATGAACTCGAGAAGAATCTAAGTCTTACTGAATGGGATATGGAGCCATCAAGAATGACACTTTACAGGTTTGGCAACACATCTAGCAGTTCATTGTGGTATGAACTGGCTTATTCTGAGTCCAAGGGGAGGATCAGAAAGGGGGATAGGACATGGCAGATTGCATTTGGCTCAGGATTCAAATGTAACAGTGCCGTTTGGCGTGCATTGAAGACAATTGATCCAGCTAAAGAAAAGAATCCTTGGACAGATGAAATTGATGACTTTCCTGTTCAAGTTTCTCGGGTGGCAACAATTAATTAG
- the LOC113734200 gene encoding 3-ketoacyl-CoA synthase 11 — MGDENKVNQETGRISVEGENRRKNNNNLPNFLLSVRLKYVKLGYHYLISHAMYLMLIPLLGVVSVHLSTVTVEDLVLLWEQLRFNLVSVILCSALMVFLGTLYFMTRPRKVYLVDFACYKPGTEVMCPKELFMERSKQAGNFSEENLAFQKKILERSGLGEKTYFPEALLQLPANPCMAEARKEAEMVMFGAIDQLLAKTGVKAKDIGILVVNCSLFCPTPSLSAMIVNHYKLRGNILSYNLGGMGCSAGLISIDLAKQLLQVQPNSYALVVSMENITLNWYFGNNRSMLVSNCIFRMGGAAILLSNKSSDRRRSKYQLIHTVRTHKGADDRSYGCVFQEEDENKKVGVALSKDLMAVAGEALKTNITTLGPLVLPMSEQLLFFITLVGRKVFNMKIKPYIPDFKLAFDHFCIHAGGRAVLDELEKNLDLSEWHMEPSRMTLYRFGNTSSSSLWYELAYTESKGRIRRGDRTWQIAFGSGFKCNSAVWRALRTIDPAKEKNPWMDEINEFPVHVPRVATIAS; from the exons ATGGGGGATGAAAATAAGGTGAACCAAGAAACAGGGAGAATTTCAGTTGAGGGTGAGAATAGgaggaaaaataataataatcttcCTAATTTTCTCTTATCTGTTAGGCTCAAATATGTAAAACTCGGTTACCATTATTTAATCTCCCATGCTATGTACCTGATGTTAATTCCTCTTCTAGGGGTTGTTTCAGTTCATCTTTCGACCGTTACGGTTGAGGATTTGGTCCTACTATGGGAGCAGTTGAGATTCAATCTTGTATCTGTGATTTTGTGTTCTGCTCTCATGGTGTTCCTAGGTACTCTCTACTTCATGACTAGGCCTAGGAAAgtttatttggttgattttgCATGTTACAAGCCAGGAACTGAAGTTATGTGTCCTAAAGAACTTTTTATGGAGAGATCAAAACAAGCTGGGAATTTCAGCGAAGAGAACTTGGCATTTCAGAAGAAGATTTTGGAGAGGTCTGGCTTAGGCGAGAAGACATATTTCCCTGAAGCTCTCTTGCAACTTCCAGCTAATCCTTGCATGGCTGAGGCTAGGAAGGAGGCTGAGATGGTTATGTTTGGTGCCATTGATCAACTATTGGCTAAGACTGGAGTGAAGGCCAAGGATATTGGGATTCTTGTGGTGAATTGCAGTTTGTTTTGTCCAACACCATCTCTTTCTGCCATGATTGTCAACCATTACAAGCTTAGAGGCAATATTTTGAGCTATAATCTTGGAGGCATGGGTTGCAGTGCTGGACTTATCTCAATAGACCTTGCCAAGCAACTTCTACAG GTTCAACCAAATTCGTATGCCCTGGTGGTGAGCATGGAGAACATTACCCTTAATTGGTACTTTGGTAATAACAGATCAATGCTGGTCTCAAATTGCATCTTTCGCATGGGAGGAGCTgcaattttgttatcaaacaaaTCGTCTGATCGTAGGAGATCCAAATATCAGCTAATTCACACAGTTCGTACCCACAAGGGTGCTGATGACAGAAGCTACGGTTGTGTGTTCCAAGAAGAGGATGAAAACAAGAAAGTAGGAGTAGCATTGTCCAAAGATCTCATGGCTGTAGCTGGAGAGGCCTTGAAAACAAACATCACAACACTCGGGCCATTAGTTCTTCCCATGTCCGAACAGCTCCTGTTTTTTATTACCCTAGTTGGGCGAAAAGTTTTTAACATGAAAATCAAGCCGTATATTCCAGATTTCAAGCTTGCATTCGACCATTTTTGCATTCATGCTGGAGGAAGGGCTGTGTTGGATGAGCTAGAGAAGAATCTTGATCTCAGTGAGTGGCATATGGAGCCTTCAAGAATGACACTTTATAGATTTGGCAACACTTCTAGTAGCTCATTGTGGTATGAACTGGCTTATactgaatctaaggggaggatcAGAAGGGGAGATAGGACATGGCAGATTGCATTTGGCTCAGGATTCAAATGCAATAGTGCTGTTTGGCGCGCATTGAGGACCATTGATCCAGCCAAAGAGAAGAATCCTTGGATGGATGAAATTAATGAATTTCCTGTACATGTGCCTAGAGTAGCTACCATTGCCTCTTGA